A genomic stretch from Capricornis sumatraensis isolate serow.1 chromosome 4, serow.2, whole genome shotgun sequence includes:
- the LOC138077641 gene encoding taste receptor type 2 member 42-like: protein MPSGIENTFLVVTIGGFVIGMLGSGFIVLVNCIDLVKRQKLSSADCILTGLAISRISQLWAILCDSFLLVLWPHLYAIDKLTKVVSIFWTLSNHLATWFATCLSVFYFFKVANFSHPCFTWLRWRIRSVVLVLLLGSLSLLFLNFELIHVFNSVWTNDYKIYARNSTWSPDVSETHDLHQLMVLNFISLIPFLLSLTSLLLLVLSLMRHIRNLQLNPSSKDLSTEAHKRAMKMVMSFLLLFVIHVSSVLLTGWVFLKLQGRLAKLVVVLTSTIFPSRHSFILILGNSKLRQNAIGLLWYLNCRLKRVKSLAS, encoded by the coding sequence ATGCCATCTGGAATTGAAAATACTTTTCTAGTAGTAACAATAGGAGGATTTGTGATTGGAATGTTGGGCAGTGGGTTCATTGTACTAGTTAACTGCATTGACCTGGTGAAGAGACAAAAGCTCTCATCAGCTGACTGCATCCTCACAGGCCTGGCTATCTCCAGAATCAGTCAACTTTGGGCAATACTATGTGACTCATTTTTATTGGTACTATGGCCACACCTATATGCCATTGATAAACTAACAAAAGTTGTTAGCATTTTTTGGACATTGTCCAATCACCTAGCTACCTGGTTTGCCACCTGTCTAAGTGTTTTCTACTTCTTTAAAGTAGCCAATTTCTCCCACCCCTGCTTCACTTGGCTGCGGTGGCGAATTCGTAGTGTGGTGCTGGTGCTTCTCTTGGGGTCTTTGTCCTTATTGTTTTTGAACTTTGAATTAATACATGTGTTTAATAGTGTTTGGACTAATGACTACAAAATATATGCAAGAAACTCAACGTGGTCCCCAGATGTAAGTGAAACTCATGATCTTCACcagttgatggttttgaacttcATCAGCTTAATCCCCTTTCTTCTGTCCCTGACCTCACTGCTCCTCTTAGTCCTCTCCTTGATGAGGCACATCAGGAATTTGCAGCTCAACCCCAGCTCAAAGGATCTCAGCACAGAGGCCCATAAAAGAGCCATGAAAATGGTGatgtctttcctcctcctcttcgtcATTCATGTTTCTTCTGTCCTGTTAACCGGTTGGGTTTTCCTTAAACTTCAGGGACGTCTGGCCAAACTGGTGGTTGTGTTAACTTCGACTATTTTTCCTTCAAGACACTCGTTTATCCTAATTTTGGGAAATAGCAAGCTGAGACAAAATGCCATAGGACTACTGTGGTATCTTAACTGCCGCCTGAAAAGAGTGAAATCTTTGGCTTCATAG